The Terriglobus sp. RCC_193 genome contains a region encoding:
- the rpe gene encoding ribulose-phosphate 3-epimerase gives MIDLAFSILAADFANLAEEIATAERGGGTVCHVDVMDGHFVPNITFGPPVVAAVRRCTSLPLDVHLMIEDPDRYIPDFAQAGADWVIVHQEVCRHLHRTLSQIREHGMQPAVVINPATPVETLIEVLPIVHHVLVMTVNPGFGGQSFIPRCVEKVRHLASLREEMNLNFRIEVDGGIATDTVGEVVRAGADLLVAGSAIFAGPGNQAQTTKNAEEFLRVARSAGDRTV, from the coding sequence ATGATCGACCTTGCGTTTTCTATTCTTGCGGCTGACTTCGCCAACCTTGCGGAGGAGATTGCCACGGCCGAACGTGGCGGTGGCACCGTTTGCCATGTGGATGTGATGGATGGCCACTTCGTGCCCAACATCACCTTCGGACCGCCCGTTGTGGCCGCCGTGCGCCGCTGCACCAGTCTGCCGCTCGACGTGCACCTCATGATTGAAGATCCGGACCGCTACATTCCGGATTTCGCCCAGGCGGGTGCGGACTGGGTCATTGTGCATCAGGAAGTCTGTCGGCATCTGCATCGCACGCTCTCGCAGATCCGCGAACACGGCATGCAGCCTGCGGTCGTCATCAATCCAGCCACGCCTGTCGAGACGCTCATTGAAGTGCTGCCCATCGTGCATCACGTGCTGGTCATGACCGTGAACCCGGGCTTCGGCGGCCAGAGCTTCATCCCGCGCTGCGTGGAGAAGGTGCGGCATCTTGCGTCGTTGCGTGAGGAGATGAACCTGAACTTCCGCATTGAGGTTGACGGAGGCATTGCCACAGATACCGTCGGCGAGGTCGTTCGCGCCGGTGCAGACTTGCTGGTGGCGGGTTCCGCCATCTTCGCGGGCCCGGGAAATCAGG